A genomic window from Pocillopora verrucosa isolate sample1 chromosome 7, ASM3666991v2, whole genome shotgun sequence includes:
- the LOC131784852 gene encoding tryptophan--tRNA ligase, cytoplasmic-like → MLLKFLVKRGKLGKFPTKFRCIRYISLSMAASNDESNKENVADGETEQIVTMEKVVAADNKGIDYDKLIRQFGCSKLEDKHKERIEKLTGKAPHHLLRRGVFFSHRDLDYVLDMYEKGKPFYLYTGRGPSSEAMHMGHLIPFIFTKYLQDVFNVPLVIQLTDDEKFFLKDLECEETHRLAYENAKDIIAVGFDVKKTFIFSDIDYIGSSSEFYKNIIKIQRCVTYNQVKAIFGFDESSCIGKIAFPAIQAAPSFSHSFPHTFGSRKDIPCLIPCAIDQDPYFRMTRDVAPRLGCPKPSLIFSTFFPALQGAKTKMSSSDPTSSIFLTDSPAQIKKKVNKYAFSGGRDTVEDHRKYGGDITVDIAYQYLTFFLEDDEKLAQIKEDYSTGKMLSGEIKKELISVLQPLVAAHQERKKLVTDEVVREFMTPRKLEFTGFNS, encoded by the exons ATGTTGCTTAAATTTCTTGTAAAGAGAGGAAAGCTTGGTAAATTTCCTACAAAATTTAGGTGTATAAGGTACATATCATTAAGCATGGCGGCTTCAAACGACGAAAGTAATAAAGAAAACGTAGCGGATGGAGAGACAGAACAAATCGTGACCATGGAGAAGGTCGTTGCAGCGGATAACAAGGGAATCGACTATGACAAGCTGATCA GGCAGTTTGGTTGCTCCAAATTGGAAGACAAACACAAGGAAAGGATAGAGAAACTAACTGGAAAAGCACCACATCATTTGTTAAGAAGGGGTGTCTTCTTCTCACACAG GGATCTTGACTATGTCCTGGATATGTATGAAAAGGGAAAGCCTTTTTACTTATATACTGGAAGAGGTCCATCCTCAGAAGCCATGCACATGGGACATCTGATTCCCTTTATCTTCACAAA GTATCTTCAAGATGTCTTCAATGTGCCACTAGTAATTCAACTAACAGAtgatgaaaagttttttctcaagGACTTAGAGTGTGAAGAAACACACAGACTGGCTTATGAAAATGCCAAAGATATCATAGCTGTTGGCTTTGATGTGAAGAAGACCTTTATCTTCTCAGATATTGATTACATAGG GAGCAGCTCTGAGTTTTACAAAAACATCATCAAAATACAAAGGTGTGTAACTTACAACCAAGTTAAAGCAATCTTTGGATTTGATGAGAGTTCTTGTATAG GTAAAATAGCTTTTCCTGCCATACAAGCAGCCCCATCATTTAGCCACTCTTTTCCTCACACATTTGGAAGCAGAAAAGATATCCCATGTCTTATTCCTTGTGCAATTGACCAG GATCCTTACTTCAGGATGACTCGGGATGTTGCTCCACGACTTGGTTGTCCAAAACCATCTCTGATATTTTCCACATTCTTCCCTGCTCTGCAAggtgcaaaaacaaaaatgagctCCAGTGATCCAACCTCTTCCATCTTTCTCACTGATTCCCCAGCTCAGATTAAAAAGAAG GTTAACAAGTATGCATTCTCTGGTGGTCGTGATACTGTGGAAGATCACAGGAAATATGGTGGAGATATAACAGTAGATATTGCTTATCAGTATCTCACATTCTTCCTCGAGGATGATGAAAAACTTGCTCAAATAAAAGAG GATTATTCTACTGGAAAGATGTTGTCTGGAGAAATCAAGAAGGAACTCATCTCAGTTTTACAGCCCCTGGTGGCAGCACACCAAGAGAGAAAGAAGCTAGTCACAGATGAAGTTGTTAGAGAATTTATGACTCCAAGGAAGTTAGAATTTACAGGATTTAACTCCTGA
- the LOC131784856 gene encoding nuclear factor NF-kappa-B p105 subunit isoform X2: MDSTTSGQRKLTPRGAMPTGLVRQKMLAVPHADGKVVSASYQCDSGFGDDEELRSRSIERNNEFTSLRSVEERTENLSIEDPDTDNRHPSLESQDSSLLKNEELYLNYAHTNDVRYLLAQDHVRKQLYLQDDDGDTALHLSIINMKPMETDAIISVAPCRECLDIYNDLKQTPLHLATITRQPAAIRRLLEAGASPNIPDRNGRTALHLACDQGDIDCVKEIVRPLHDKRWGDEMKEKVYNMLHERDYEGYAAFHKAVFVSSVQIATYLVSLGANVNIQDAKSGRSPLHHAVEAGNLSMINCLLYQCSADPDAMTFGEVTPLHIAAGRGMEAVVALLLAAGSDPSLTNYEGESPLNIAASKQIHDMVKSTF; the protein is encoded by the exons ATGGATTCAACAACAAGTGGGCAACGAAAGCTGACTCCTCGCGGAGCGATGCCAACCGGTCTGGTACGACAGAAAATGTTAGCAGTTCCTCATGCAGATGGAAAGGTTGTAAGCGCCAGCTATCAGTGTGACTCTGGATTTGGTGACGACGAAGAATTACGCTCTCGAAGCATAGAAAGAAACAATGAATTCACCAGCTTGCGCAGTGTAGAGGAGAGGACCGAAAATTTGTCGATCGAGGACCCTGATACTGATAACCGACACCCCTCCTTGGAATCACAAGATTCATCGCTTCTGAAAAACGAAGAACTTTATCTAAACTATGCTCACACTAATGACGTGAGGTATCTATTAGCCCAGGACCATGTTAGAAAGCAGTTATATCTTCAAGACGACGATGGTGACAC AGCTCTTCATTTGTCGATTATAAATATGAAACCAATGGAAACAGATGCGATAATCTCAGTTGCGCCGTGTAGAGAATGCCTCGACATTTACAACGATCTGAAacag ACGCCTCTTCACCTAGCGACAATCACCCGACAGCCCGCCGCAATCCGCAGACTTCTGGAAGCCGGAGCTTCGCCAAACATTCCCGATCGCAATGGTAGAACGGCTTTACATTTAGCTTGTGATCAAGGAGATATTGACTGCGTAAAGGAGATTGTAAGACCTCTGCACGACAAACGATGGGGTGACgaaatgaaagagaaagtaTATAACATGCTTCACGAGCGAGACTACGAAG GTTATGCCGCTTTTCACAAGGCTGTATTTGTAAGCAGTGTACAAATTGCCACTTATCTGGTGTCTCTTGGGGCTAATGTTAACATTCAG GATGCTAAAAGTGGACGTTCCCCACTTCATCATGCAGTTGAGGCTGGTAACTTGTCCATGATCAACTGCCTTTTGTACCAGTGCAGTGCAGACCCAGATGCCATGACATTTGGTGAAGTGACACCTCTTCATATTGCCGCAGGACGGGGAATGGAAGCTGTGGTAGCTCTGTTACTTGCTGCCGGTTCTGATCCAAGCCTAACAAACTATGAGGGTGAATCACCTCTTAATATTGCTGCCTCTAAACAG attcATGACATGGTGAAGTCTACCTTCTAA
- the LOC131784856 gene encoding nuclear factor NF-kappa-B p105 subunit isoform X1 produces MDSTTSGQRKLTPRGAMPTGLVRQKMLAVPHADGKVVSASYQCDSGFGDDEELRSRSIERNNEFTSLRSVEERTENLSIEDPDTDNRHPSLESQDSSLLKNEELYLNYAHTNDVRYLLAQDHVRKQLYLQDDDGDTALHLSIINMKPMETDAIISVAPCRECLDIYNDLKQTPLHLATITRQPAAIRRLLEAGASPNIPDRNGRTALHLACDQGDIDCVKEIVRPLHDKRWGDEMKEKVYNMLHERDYEGYAAFHKAVFVSSVQIATYLVSLGANVNIQDAKSGRSPLHHAVEAGNLSMINCLLYQCSADPDAMTFGEVTPLHIAAGRGMEAVVALLLAAGSDPSLTNYEGESPLNIAASKQVITSGALMLKSLRFMTW; encoded by the exons ATGGATTCAACAACAAGTGGGCAACGAAAGCTGACTCCTCGCGGAGCGATGCCAACCGGTCTGGTACGACAGAAAATGTTAGCAGTTCCTCATGCAGATGGAAAGGTTGTAAGCGCCAGCTATCAGTGTGACTCTGGATTTGGTGACGACGAAGAATTACGCTCTCGAAGCATAGAAAGAAACAATGAATTCACCAGCTTGCGCAGTGTAGAGGAGAGGACCGAAAATTTGTCGATCGAGGACCCTGATACTGATAACCGACACCCCTCCTTGGAATCACAAGATTCATCGCTTCTGAAAAACGAAGAACTTTATCTAAACTATGCTCACACTAATGACGTGAGGTATCTATTAGCCCAGGACCATGTTAGAAAGCAGTTATATCTTCAAGACGACGATGGTGACAC AGCTCTTCATTTGTCGATTATAAATATGAAACCAATGGAAACAGATGCGATAATCTCAGTTGCGCCGTGTAGAGAATGCCTCGACATTTACAACGATCTGAAacag ACGCCTCTTCACCTAGCGACAATCACCCGACAGCCCGCCGCAATCCGCAGACTTCTGGAAGCCGGAGCTTCGCCAAACATTCCCGATCGCAATGGTAGAACGGCTTTACATTTAGCTTGTGATCAAGGAGATATTGACTGCGTAAAGGAGATTGTAAGACCTCTGCACGACAAACGATGGGGTGACgaaatgaaagagaaagtaTATAACATGCTTCACGAGCGAGACTACGAAG GTTATGCCGCTTTTCACAAGGCTGTATTTGTAAGCAGTGTACAAATTGCCACTTATCTGGTGTCTCTTGGGGCTAATGTTAACATTCAG GATGCTAAAAGTGGACGTTCCCCACTTCATCATGCAGTTGAGGCTGGTAACTTGTCCATGATCAACTGCCTTTTGTACCAGTGCAGTGCAGACCCAGATGCCATGACATTTGGTGAAGTGACACCTCTTCATATTGCCGCAGGACGGGGAATGGAAGCTGTGGTAGCTCTGTTACTTGCTGCCGGTTCTGATCCAAGCCTAACAAACTATGAGGGTGAATCACCTCTTAATATTGCTGCCTCTAAACAGGTGATTACTAGTGGAGCCCTTATGTTGAAATCTCTCAG attcATGACATGGTGA